The stretch of DNA AGCAGctgaaaattttgataacgAGTAACATGTACAATATGCGTGTAGTTTTTGATCAACAAGTggtttaattttgttttaaaaaaatattgtaaaaccatattaataatcataaatttcttcaatatgtatcaaaatttaatgtctatatttacataataaattatcaagtttaattttaatgatttaataaacataaatgattaaatttcaatgtgtttacttttttttttcttggcatgattttttattattttcactttcatgatattttttatttttttattatgattatccAATAGTTGactgataaaatattgttaattatttatattttattccagGATTGTTAATTGtcttttctgtttttatttaaaaaatatataaaataattttgataaaacatgAGCTATCTGGACTGAGACTCAATTCAGTTATATTATATCAGTGTGTTCctcttaatttattaaatactgaattttttctttaatcccAGACTTTAATATCATTGTCTAGATATTACTTGTGCTGCTTTATCATTAAATGTAGCAGATATAACCTTGGGAATAAtaggaattaatttatatacagtCATCTTGATTTTGCATTGTTTGATTTCCAGCTAATCCATTCTCCGCGTTAAACTTTTTCGGAAGAAGTGTGgaaaaagttatttatataaaattattttaatttatttatttaacaataacaagtactttaattaatcaataaataaagttcGTTCATCAACAGAAGAAAATTACAATATGCATCTCAGGTACCAACTGGTAAATACATGACTCTATTATGTAAAGCcttttattgttatatgaACATGTTATATGAAAGTTTAACCCTGCacatcataaatataaaaatataaactaataaattttaaaattacttccaacaatttaaaaattataaaatagaaaaaaaagtatcaatcatttgttttgtcataaataaaaaaatatttaagtggATATAAttgtccaagaaaaaaaaaaaataattgatatacttCAATTAAAGATGAcccaaagaaaataaaactttcACCACATCCAATGGCGACATTGCAATTGATACTATTGAtcactataataaaaaaaaaatgtaatacaAAAAACCATAATCAAAAGAaaggaaatataaaaaatagtatcttttttattttaataacttaaataataatcatagtaataatttataattaatcaacaagtatataattattgtttaattctTTAACTCATAAATTCGtacaaataaagtaaaaaagaaagaaaaaaaaattggtgctTTCATAAAAAGAGGTAACTCAAGGTGGGAGACATCCAGTTTGAAAGTGTGAGCCGTGGAGAAAAcaagtcaaataataaaataagagaaatatttttataataataaatatatatatcaaaaaatttaaaaaaaaaaaaaaaaactttgaggATAAAAAACATGCTTAGTTTGTTGTCATTTAGAAATGTGCTTGTTGCactattatttctaaaaaccGGTAAGACATATTCATCAAATTGTTATGTCctataaaaagttaaaaaaaaaaataaattaaatttgtgtttaaaaaatcaaatatatttatccaaaATTTGAGGTCgtatgaatagaaaaaaaataaaatcaagtaacACAGGAAGTTTCACTTCCTCTCTTGCAATACtaaagtgaaaataaatataaaaaataaatagtaaatattaataagcagataaaacaaaaaataatgcaaaaaataatgcaatgtataaatgtgtatgtgtgtgtgtgatcTATATTATTTGCATCAATGCACTTTGCTTGCTTTGCTTGCACCAACTCCTTTCaaggtgatgataaaaattaatttaaaaaaaaacattttatattctagaatatttaaaaatcactgAAGCAACACAAttaccatcaacatcatcaacaacagcatgtatagaaaacaataaattttacagaAATCCAGATAGAATAGAAACAAGTATTTGGACATTAAATGAATGTGCCAAATATTATCTTTGCTtaggtaataaattaattaattaattacgtaaaaagatattatatattttattctcatGGGGATTTTATTCGTTATTCAATTAGCAAAAACTAGtgcagaataaaaataataacaagttatttttaattcactttcattttatataatttcacttttgtatttatttctaGACAATGaagtatttgaatttaaatgttcTGATGGATTACTATTCGATGTAACACGACAAATAtgtgattttaaatcaaaCGTTGATAATTGTGATGTGACatcaggtaaataaattaataataataattatgtataataatttgttataaaaataattgataaatatgatttttttaatttttaaaagttatttacAGAACCACAATCACCAAAGCCACTTCTTGATGATGGTAATTGTAAAAATGGTAGTCTATCATGTGCTGATAATACATGTTTAccagatatttatttttgtgatggAAGTATTGATTGTCCTGATGGTTCTGATGAAGGCTGGTgtggtaaaaatatattataaaatttatattataaaaatagataaataatcaacacaaCACTTccttattgttaattaaattttttatagatgaaaaaaatgataaaaatgcaGCAAATAATTGTGATCCATTGAAGTGTAATCCACCAGAATGTTGGTGTTCATATGATGGAACAGAAGTACCaggaaatattaatataacagATATACCACAAATGATTGTTATAACATTTGATGATGCTATTAATTCagaaaattatgatttatattcaagtatatataattaatttattcatggaattttattaattttttaaatgaacaaaaaaaaaacaagcaataATTTCATATGTAAATGaatactttctttttttttttttaaatttatttttagaactTTTTagtaatgaaagaaaaaatccaAACGGATGTCCAGTTAGAGCAACTTTCTATGTTAGTCATCATTATACTGATTATCGTGATGTACAAAAATTATGGAATATTGGACATGAAATTGCTGCTCATTCAATaacgtaataattttttaaaaaatatataaattatagtaaaaataatgatagaataaaattaataaaattttagacatCGTGGACCAGAAGAATGGTGGTCTAAAAATGCAACACTTGAAGATTGGTTTGATGAAATGATTGGtgtatcaaatataattcataaatttagtGCTGTTAGATTAAATGAAATACGTGGTTTACGTGCACCATTTTTACAAGTTGGATGGAATCGtcaatttttgatgatgaaagaATTTGGTTTTATAtatgattcatcaataatagCACCATTATCTGATCCACCAATATGGCCATATTCATTTGATTATCGTATACCACATTCTTGTGATGAACAAGGTCAAAATTGTCCAACAAGATCTTATCCAGGTGTTTGGGAATTACCAATTAATCAACTTGTTGTTGGTGTatgtatttatcattaaattattttgttaataattatttatctgtttcgtttgttgtttttttttttttaaggagtATGCATGTGCTGTTGTTGAAGAGTGTCCAACAGATATGAGCGTTGAACAAGTATATGAAATgtttatgttaaattttgaaagaCATTATTTGACAAATCGTGCACCATTTGGATTACATTTTAACTCTATGTGGTTTAGAAAaccaatgaatatttttgcatttaatgtaagttaattaatactgcattaataattatttcttaatcaatattaatcgtatttttttttgcagactTTTATGGATTATTTACTTAGTTTACCAGATGTTTATTTTGTAACGAGTAATCAAGTTATTGAATGGATGAAAAAACCAACATctgttgatgatttatcatcatttaaaccTTGGCAAtgtagtagaaaaaaatttacaacaagtGAAATTGCATGTGATATACCAAATAGCTGTAAATTACCAAGTCAAGtattaaaatcacaaaaatatttaaatacttgtTTTAAATGTCCAAAACAATATCCATGGCTTAGAAATGAAATTGGTGctgattaaatattaaattaaattttttttttatcaataaaattaaagaaaaaaaaacactcttgtttaattatttcgtcatattaaattacaaatatttatttgtttttttattttagccacaacaagtatttttataatcaaaatgaacaaaaatataaaaaacaattatttaaattgtaaaatgattttttgagtgaaaaaaaaaatatccctgacattttaaacaatatttttctattgatattattattatgtatttgaagataattattttaacttagCTGTCTTGTTGGATAAATGGATTTTGTATTGATTCCATTCCATCAACTGGACAAATTAAGACAACAGATGTACCTCTGCAAACAACTAATCCCAATTGTCTTGTGTCTTGATTCAACTTGTATGGATCATCTGGATCTAAGGATACacaataatcattaataaaaaactaattattttttatgatttgtttatcaattatttacctCTGAGGTATTCTGTTGTACTGTCAAGAACCAAATTAAGAAGAGGATCATAACCCTTGAGGATACCTGCTGCTTCACGTCCACCAGCAAATTTaactcttatatttttttctaaatattttgataaatccaaGATACTTTCTTTCCTCTTTTTTTCCTTGTTTGGATCAATATTTTGTTGCTGTAATGTTTATTAATCATATGTAAAttacattgttgttgttattgtttatttttgtttaataaaaaattagttttaacaaacaaaaaataaatgtattaaatatcaaaa from Aphidius gifuensis isolate YNYX2018 linkage group LG4, ASM1490517v1, whole genome shotgun sequence encodes:
- the LOC122855279 gene encoding chitin deacetylase 1 → MLSLLSFRNVLVALLFLKTEYLKITEATQLPSTSSTTACIENNKFYRNPDRIETSIWTLNECAKYYLCLDNEVFEFKCSDGLLFDVTRQICDFKSNVDNCDVTSEPQSPKPLLDDGNCKNGSLSCADNTCLPDIYFCDGSIDCPDGSDEGWCDEKNDKNAANNCDPLKCNPPECWCSYDGTEVPGNINITDIPQMIVITFDDAINSENYDLYSKLFSNERKNPNGCPVRATFYVSHHYTDYRDVQKLWNIGHEIAAHSITHRGPEEWWSKNATLEDWFDEMIGVSNIIHKFSAVRLNEIRGLRAPFLQVGWNRQFLMMKEFGFIYDSSIIAPLSDPPIWPYSFDYRIPHSCDEQGQNCPTRSYPGVWELPINQLVVGEYACAVVEECPTDMSVEQVYEMFMLNFERHYLTNRAPFGLHFNSMWFRKPMNIFAFNTFMDYLLSLPDVYFVTSNQVIEWMKKPTSVDDLSSFKPWQCSRKKFTTSEIACDIPNSCKLPSQVLKSQKYLNTCFKCPKQYPWLRNEIGAD
- the LOC122855282 gene encoding U6 snRNA-associated Sm-like protein LSm7, coding for MSQQNIDPNKEKKRKESILDLSKYLEKNIRVKFAGGREAAGILKGYDPLLNLVLDSTTEYLRDPDDPYKLNQDTRQLGLVVCRGTSVVLICPVDGMESIQNPFIQQDS